The genomic DNA GACCACCCAGAAGGTCGAGCGCCAGCCCGCCACCTGGCCCAGCGCGGTGCCCAGCGGCACGCCCAGCACGTTGGCCAGCGTCAGGCCGGTGAACATCAGCGCGATGGCGCTGGAGCGCTGGTGGCGCGGCACCAGGTCGGCCGCCACCACCGCGCCGATGCCGAAGAAGGCGCCATGGCAGAAGGCGGTGAAGACGCGCGCGGCCATCAGCGTGCCGTAGCCCGGCGCCAGCGCACAGAGCAGGTTGCCCAGCACGAAGGTGCTGGCCAGGCCGATCAGCGTGGCCTTGCGCGGCAGCCGAGCGGTAATGATGGCCATGATGGGCGCGCCGATCACGACGCCCATGGCGTAGCCGGTGATCAGCAGGCCGGCGATGTCGATGCTGACGTCGAGGTCGGTGGCGACGTTGGGCAACAGCCCCATGATGACGAATTCGCTGGTGCCGATGCCGAAGGCGGCGGCGGCCAGCGCGATGAGATGCAGGGGCATGTAAAACTGGCGAGAGGGCCGGGCGTTCGGGGCCGCGGCGACAGGGAAGGGAGCGCGAATTTTAGAGCAGCCGCGCGCGCGCCGCCGCAAATCCCTGTCGGCGTTACGGGTATGCCCGTGTTGCGATGCTATCCCCGCGCGCCGCGGGGCTATTGCCGTCGCGGCGTGGGCCGCGGCCTATCATGTGCCATCGCAGTCAGCGCAAGCGGCGCAAAGGAGGCCGGCCATGCGGGAAATGATCGATCGTCTGGAAACCATGTTGGCCAAGGGCACCGACAACATGTTGTTGCGATTCTCGCTGGGCAAGGCCTACGCCGAACAGGAGTGCTTTGGCGATGCCGAAACGCACTTACGCGCCTCGCTCGCCTTCGATCCCGCCTATTCGGTGGCCTGGAAGTGGCTGGGCAAGGCCTGCCTGGGGCGGGGTGACAAGGCCGGCGCGCGCGAGGCCTGGGAGGCTGGCCTGAAGGCCGCGCAGGCGCGCGGCGACAAGCAGGTGGAAAAGGAACTGCTGGTGTTCATGAAGCGCCTGGACAAGGACGCGGCCGTCGCCCCATGACACGCCGGTCGGCCCGGCCCGGCGCCGCTCAGGCGTCGGCCGCGGCGTCGACCAGCCATTGCTTCAAGGCCGCCAGCGCCGGCGCCGCGCCCGCCGGCGTGGCGCGCGATTCGATCAGCCCGTAGCTGGAGCCGTCGGGCGTGAAATCCAGCGGCGCCACCAGGCGGCCGCTGCGCAGGTCGTCCAGCGCCAGGATACGCGGACTGAGCGCCACCCCGAGGCCGGCGGCGGCCGCTTCCACCATCAGGAAATGATGATCCAGGCTGCGCGTGGCGCGCGGGGCGGGCCGCCCCGGGGCTTGATTCAGCCAGTCGTCCCAGGCGCGCGGCCGGGTGCGCGAGGACAGCGCCACGTAGTCGCCGGCCTGGAATGCGGGCAACAGCGACGGGGCCATGACCGGACCCATGTTTTCCGCCATCAGCGGCGTGACGATCCAGTCGGGATGCACCGGGAAGTCCAGGCGCCGCAGCGCCAGCGTGGCCTGGTCGCGGGCGAAGTCCAGCGGGCCGCCGCCGACCGACAGGTGCAGTTCGATCTGCGGATGCCGGTCCTGGAATGCCGACAGCCGCGGGATCAGCCAGCGCATGGCCACCGAGCGCTCGCAGGACAGCACCAGCGGCCGCCGCGTATCGCGCGCCTGCAGGGTGTCGATGGTGTCCTGGATCAGCGCCAGCGCGCGCTGCATGGTCGAGGCCAGCAACTGGCCGCCCGCGGTGACGCGCAAGCCGCGGCCGGCGGGTTCCACCAGGGCCAGCCCGAGGTCGTCGGCCAGCTTGGCCACGCGCCGGCTGACCGCGCCGTGGGTCAGCGCCAGTTCGTCGGCGGCCGCGCGCACCGAGCCCAGGCGGGCGACCGCCTCGAAGGCGCGCAGATCGTTCAGGGAGGGGCGGCGGGTCGGCTTCATTGGTGATTTTTAATCACGAATAATCGTCAGAAATGATCGATTTTCCTGGTGGGTGAGATGCATTTTAATCACCAATATGAACTCACCGGAAAACCCTCGCCAGGCGATCGGCATCCTGGCGGATGACCTCACCAGCGCCGCCGATGGCGCCGCGCCATTCCTGCGCGGTTTCGGCGCGGTGCGGGTGCATCGCGGCGTGCCGGGCGACCAGACGCACGCCGTGTTGTCCATCGACACCGGCAGCCGCGCCCGTCCCGAAGCGCAAGCCGGCCGCCTCGTGGCGCAGGCCACCCGGGCGCTGGCGGCGCGCGGCATCCTGTACAAGACCATGGATTCGACGCTCAGGGGCCACGTCCGGACGGAACTGGCGGCGGCCATGCGCGCCAGCGGCCGGCGGCTGCTGGTGGTGGCGCCGGCCTTTGCCGAGGCGGGGCGGGTGACGCGCGGGGGAATCCAGTACGTGCATGGCGTGCCGGTGGATGCCAGCCCCTACGGCGCCGATCCGGTGCATCCGGCGCGCAGCGCGCGCCTGCTCGACCTGATCGACCCGGACCTCGGGCCTGCCTGCGTCATCCCCGAGGACGCCAGCGCGATACAACTGCGGGCGGCGATCGCCACCGCGCGCGTGCTGGTGCTGGACGCCGCTACGCAACAGGCGCTGGATGCGCGGGTGGCACAGCTTTGGGGGCAGGGGTGTTCATGCCTTTGGGCCGGATCGCCCGGCCTGGCGCGGGCATTGGCGGCGCAAAGCGCGGAGGCGCCCATCACCGCCGCCGCCACGGCCCGCCGCGCGACGCGCGTGCTGGTCGTGGTCGGCAGCGCCAACCCGGCCAGCCAGGCGCAGTGCGAGGCCCTGCGGGCGGGCGGCGCGCGCCTGGCGACCCGGGCCGACGAGATCGCGGACGAGGACACGCTGGCCTGCCTGCGCGCACCGCGTTCGCCGCAAGCCGAACCGGCGGCGGTCCTGGCGGCGCTGGTGGCGCAGGCCGGGCGCGCCATGGCGCGGCATCGCTTTGATGGCCTGATCGCAACCGGCGGCGACACGCTGGCCGCGCTGCTCGAGGCGCTGGCCATCGACACCCTTACCTTGACCTGTGAACTGGCGCCCGGCTTTCCCGCCGGGACCGCCGTGTGCGCCGGCCAGCCGTTGTCGATCGCCATGAAGGCGGGCGGCTTTGGCGGGCCCGGCGCATTGCGCGATGCCGCCTGGAGACTGCTGTGCCGATGAACCCTGTGACCGCGCACGCCGGCCTGCCCGCGCCCGCCTTGCCCTTGGCCATCACCATGGGCGATCCCGCCGGCATCGGGCCGGAAATCGTCGCCAGGACCCTGCTGCGGGCGCGCTACGCGCAATGCTGCGTCGTCGTCGGCGATGCCGGCGTGATGGCGCGCGCGCTGGCGCCGCTGGGCGCGGCCGCCCGCCTGCGGGTGGTGGAAGACGTGGCCGGGATCCGGGCCGGATGGGAGGCCGGCGAGATCCGCCTGTTGCCATCGTCGCGCATGCCGGCGCCGCCGCCATTCGGGCGGATCGACGCGGCCGCCGGCCAGGCGGCATACCAGGCCATCTGCCTGGCCATCGACCTGGCGCGCCAGGGCCGGGTGGCGGGCATGGTCACGGCGCCCGTGCACAAGGAAGCGCTGGCCGCGGCCGGCGTGCCGTACCCCGGCCACACCGAGATCCTGGCCGAACGCGGCGGCGCCGCGCGCGTGGCGATGATGCTGGCCAATGGGGCCATCGCCACGGTGCTGGTCACCATCCATTGCTCGCTGCGCCAGGCCATCGAGCGCGCCGATTTCGACGCGCAACTGTCGGCGATCCGGCTGGCGCACCAGGGCGGCCGCGCGCTGGGCGCCGCCGCGCCGCGGGTGGCGGTGGCCGGGCTGAACCCGCATGCCGGCGAAGGCGGCCTGTTCGGCGACGAGGAACAACGCATCATCGCCCCGGCCATTGCCGCCGCGCGCCGGGAAGGCATCGATGCCAGCGGCCCGTGGCCGGGCGACACGGTCTTCATGCAGGCGCGCCAGGGCCGTTTCGACGTGGTGGTGGCGCAGTACCACGACCAGGGCCTGATCCCGGTCAAGTACCTGGGCCTGGAACAGGGCGTGAACATCACGCTGGGCCTGCCTTTTGTCCGCACCAGTCCCGACCACGGCACGGCGTTCGACATCGCCGGCCAGGGCATCGCCGATCCCGCCAGCCTGCAGACCGCCATCGACCATGCCTTGCGGCTGGCCGCCAACCCGCCGGACGCCGCCGCGTCCGGCCACCGCGCGTAAGCGCCCCGACCTATGATCGAACCCATTGCCCCTGGCGCGACCCGCATGCCCGCCGACTTCATCTTCATGCTGACCCGCAACGACCGCACCATCGACGCGGCCGATGCCTGCCTGGACATCGCGCTGGCCAGCGGCGTGCGCCACCTCGGCTTCAAGGACATCGGCCAGCCGCTGGCCGTGCTGGGACGCCTGCGGCGCGCCATCCACGCGGCGGGCGCGCGTTGCTATCTGGAGGTGGTCTCGCAGGACCGCGAGAGCGAACTGGCGTCGGTGCGCGCCGCGCTGGAACTCGACGTGGACTGCCTGTTGGGCGGCACGCATGTGGATGACGCGCTGGCGCTGCTGGCCGGCTCGCGCATCCGCTATTACCCGTTTCCGGGACGCGTCCATGGCCATCCCAGCATCCTGGGCGGCACACGCGGGCAGATCGCGCACAGCGCGCGGCAACTGGCCGCCAAGCCCGGCGTGCACGGCCTGGATCTGCTGGCCTACCGTGCCGATGTCGACGTGCCGGCGCTGATGCGGGAAGTGTGCGGCGTGGCGCGGCCGGTGATCGTGGCGGGCTCGCTCGATACGCCGGCCCGCATCCAGGCGGCCTGCCGCGCGGGAGCGGCCGGTTTCACGGTCGGCACGGCCGCGCTGGACGGCCGCTTTGCCGCCGCGCAGGCGGGCCTGGCGGGCCAGCTTGCGGCGATCCAGGCCGCCGCCGCGGCGGCCTGAAGCCGCGCGCCGCGCGTCACTGGGCGCGCCGTTCCAGCAACGGCTGCGCCGGCCGCGACGCGGGCAGCAACGCCGCCGCCGGCGCCGCGGCGCGCTTGGGCAGCACGGTCTGCGCGCCGGCAATGCGGAACACCTCGATGGCGTGGCGCAGTTGCGCGCCGCGCGTGCGCAGGTTGTCCACCGCCCGGCTGGCCTGTTCCACGCGCGCCGCGTTGCTCTGCGCGGCGCTGTCGGTTTCCGAGATGGTGCGGCTGACGTTGTCGATGCCGGTGTGCTGCTCGTTGGAGGTGGCCGCGATCTCGTTGACGATCTGGGTCACCTGCTGCACCGAACCGACGATGTCGAGCATGGCCTCGCCGGCGCGCTCGACGTGGCGCACGCCGTCCTCGACCTTGTGATTGGAGGCCTCGATCAGCTCCTTGATCTCGCGCGCGGCGGTGGCGCTTTTCTGCGCCAGGCTGCGCACCTCGGCGGCCACCACCGCGAAGCCCTTGCCGGCCTCGCCGGCGCGGGCCGCCTCGACCGCGGCATTGAGCGCCAGGATGTTGGTCTGGAAGGCGATGCCGTCGATGATGCCGACGATCTCGCTGATGCGCGCGGTGCTCTGCACGATGCCCTGCATCGCCCGCACCGCGTCGTCGACCACCTGGCCGCCGCGCCGGGCCACGTCCGAGGCCTGGTTGGCCATCTGGTCGGCCCCGTGCGCGTTGGTGGCGGTCTGCTTCACGGTCGAGGCCAACTGCTCCATGCTGGCCGCGGCTTCCTCCAGCGAGGCCGCCTGGCGTTGCGTATGGGCCGACAGGTCCGCATTGCCGTCGGCGATCTCGGCGGCCGAGGTGAGCGCGCTCTCGATGCCGTTGTGCACGTCGCGCGTGATGCTCACCAGGCTCTTGCGCATCACTTCCAGCGAGAACTTCAGCGCGCCGATCTCGTCGCGGATGCTGGCCGGCGGCAAGGGCGTGCTGAGATTGCCGGCGGCGATCTGGCGCGTGAAATCGGTGGCGGTGACCAGCAGCCCGGAAATCGAGCGGGCAAAGCCCCAGCCCGAAGCGAAGATCAGGATCACGCCGGTCGCCAGCATGGCCGCCGCCAGGGCGATTTCCTCGGTGCTCATGCGGTCCAGCATGCCATACAGCGCCACGCCGGCCGCGCCCAGGAACAGCGTGCTGGCCAGCACGGCCCAGGCCAGCATGCGCGAGCGCACGCCGGTCAGGCGCCACAGCTTCAGGCGTGCCAGCACGCCGCGCAGGCCGGTCGGCTTGACCTGGCCGCGGCTGAGGCGGAAGCCGCGCGCGCTGCCGTCGCGCAGGCTGCGGTAGGCGGCGTCGGCGGCCTCGATCTGCGCGCGGGTCGGCTTGACCCGCACCGAGGCATAACAGACCGTCTCGCCGCGTTCGATGATGGGCGTGACGTTGGCCAGCACCCAGTAGTAGCCGCCGTCCTTGCGGCGGTTCTTGACCACGCCGGTCCAGGATTCGCCGCGCTGGATGGTGCGCCACAGGTCCTCGAAGGCCGCTTCGGGCATGTCGGGATGGCGCACGATGTTGTGGGCCGCGCCCACCAGTTCTTCGCGCGCGAAGCCGCTGACTTCCACGAACGCCGGGTTGGCGTAGATGATGCGGCCGCGGGCGTCGGTGCGCGATATCAGGTACTGCTCGTCGTGTAGCGTGTATTCCTTGTCGTAGACCGGCTGGTTATTGCGCATGCGTCATTCGTCCTGTGATGGGCGGGGCGTGTTGCTGCCGGATCATCGGGGACGGACGATATCGCTGGGTTGATCTACGTCAAAACATTCTGAAACTATACGAAACGTAAATGAGCGCAAGCCGGGGCGGCCATGATGTGATGGACGATTTTGGCCGCCGCTCAGGCCTTGGGCAGGTTGCCGAAGGCCTCCAGCGCGCGCAGCCGGCTTTGGGGCAGGTCGACGATCGGCGCGGGATAGCCGGCCGCCGCGCGCTCCATCGGGCTGGGATCGTGGATGGCGTTGTCGTCCAGGTGCGCCAGCTCGGGCAGCCATTCGCGCAGGAACACGCCGCGCGGATCGAACTTGCGCGATTGCGACAGCGGGTTGAAGACGCGGAAGTAGGGCACCGAATCGGCGCCGGTCGAGGCGCTCCATTGCCAGCCGCCGTTGTTGGCCGCCAGGTCGCCGTCGACCAGGTGCGCCATGAACCACGCTTCGCCCAGGCGCCAGTCGATCAACAGGTTCTTGGTGAGGAACATGGCCGTCACCATGCGCAGCCGATTGTGCATCCAGCCCAGCGCCAGCAGCTGCCGCATGGCGGCATCGACGATCGGCAGGCCGGTGCGGCCCTGCTGCCAGGCGCGCAGGTCGTCGGGCGCGTCGCGCCACGGCACGGCCGCGGTTTCCGGCTTCATGGGCTGGTGCATCGACAGCGCTGGACACGCCGCCAGCAGGTGCTGGTAGAACTCGCGCCACAGCAGTTCGTTGATCCAGGTGGCCGCGCCCGCCTTGCCGCTTTCGAGTTCGCCCTGGTTGGCGGCCAGCGCGGTGCGCAGCGCCTGGCCCGGTGACAGCACGCCGGCCGCCAGATAGGGCGACAGGCAACTGGTGGCCGGCAGGCTGGGGAAGTCGCGCTCGTCGCGATAGGCGTCGATGACGCCGTCGGCAAAGGCGTCCAGGCGCGCGCCCGCCGCGCTCTCGCCGGCAGGCCACAGCGCGCGGATGGCGTCGCTGGCGGGCGCATAGCCTTCGAAGGCCTCGGGCAGCGGGTCGGCGGCCCAGGCCGGGGCCGCCTGCGGCCGGGGCGCGGGCAGCGCGCGCGGCGGCGCGCTGCGCAGGCGTTCGCGGCAGGCGCGCGCATAGGGGGTGTAGACGCGGTAGCAATCGCCCTTGCCGGTGACCACGGTGCCGGGACGCAGCAGCGATGCGCCATGGTGCAGGGTCCAGTCGATGCCGGCCTCGGCCAGGCGGCAGGCCACCGCGTCGTCGCGGCGCCGTTCGTTCACGGCCCATTCGGTGTTGGCGTGGACCGCCGTGATCCCGTGTTCGCGGCAGAACCGCGGCAGCGCATCGGGCACCTGGTCCCAGGTATCCACGGTCAGCAGCTTCAGGGGAATGCCGAGCCGGGCCAGGTCGCGCGACAGCGTGCGCAGGTTGCGCAGCCAGAAGTCGACCTTGGCCGGGGCGTCGCCATGCAGGCGCCACTGGCCCGGCGCGGCAATGAACAGGGCGGTGGCGGTGCCTTCAGCGGCCGCGGCCGCCAGGGCGGGGTTGTCGTGCAGGCGCAGGTCGGTGCGCAGCCAGATCAGGGTATGCATGCGGGCGGTGGGTCCGGAAAGAGGGGGCGGGAGGCGCGCGGCGAGGCTGGCATTCTATCCCGCGGACCCAGGCCGTCCCGGGCCGCGCCGCACACCTTGTAAAAACTACGAGTAGATGTGACGAACCGCGGCGCCGTGGACCGGCCGATGGAGACGGCGTCCCACAGCCAAAGCGCGCCGGATCGGGCGCGGCGGGCGGTCAAACCATGAAACACGCTGGCGCTTTCCCTGTATTGACGCCGTCGTCACGGCCGCCATGTAATTCATCTGACGATCAAACAAAAAAATGACGATATGGGACATTTGATGGATCTCCGCCCGTCCTTCCTCAAAGGACGCACACCCGCCGCCAGGACGTCGCGCGATGTCCTGCAACAATTGTGGCGCTCGCTCGACCTGCCCGACGAAGCGCTCGAGCACGTGGTGTTGACCGGCGCGGATCCGGTGTTGCCGTCTTCGTTCGCGGTGGGCACCGCGGCCCAGGCCAGCATGGCCGCGGCGGCGCTGGCGGCGGCGGAAATCTGGCATCTGCGCGGCGGCGAACGCCAGCAGGTCGGTGTCGACATGCTGCATGCGGCGCAGGAATGCCGCAGCCATTTCACCATCAACGGCGTCGCGCCCGACCCGCGCGATCCCATCACCGGGGCCTATCGCTGCGGCGACGGCGGCTGGGTGCGCATCCACGCCAATTTCCCGCATCACCGCGATGGCGCCCTGGCGCTGCTGGGCTGTCCCACCGGCGACGGCGCGACCCGCGAGGCGGTCGAGCAGGCGTTGGCACGCTGGCGCGCGCTGGATTTCGAACAGGTGGCCGCGGATGCCGGCATGGTGGTCGCCGCCATGCGCAGCTTCGATGAATGGGACCGCCATCCGCAAGGCCAGGCCATCGCGGCGCAGCCGTTGCTGACGATCGAGCGCATCGGCGAGGCCGATCCGCGGCCGCTGCCCAAGTACGGGCACGATGCGCGTCCGCTCAAGGACATCCGCGTGCTGGACCTGACCCGCATCATCGCCGGGCCGGTGTGCGGCCGGGCGCTGGCGGCCTATGGCGCCGACGTGATGCTGGTGAACTCGCCGCATCTGCCCAACATCGCCAACCTCATCGACACCAGCCGCGGCAAGCTGTCGGTGCAGGCCGACCTGGATACCGCCGATGGCCGCATCGCGCTGGCCAACCTGCTGCGCAGTGCGCACGTGTTCGTGCAGGGCTACCGCCCCGGAGGCATGGCGGCGCTCGGCTTCGGCCCCCAGGACGCGGCGCGTTTGCGCCCCGGCATCGTGTACGTATCGTTGTCCGCCTATGGCGCCGTCGGCCCCTGGGCCAACCGCCGCGGCTTCGATTCATTGGTGCAGACCGCCGCCGGCTTCAACCAGGCCGAAGCGGCCGCCGCCGGACAGGAGGCGCCCAAGCCTTT from Achromobacter xylosoxidans includes the following:
- a CDS encoding PAS domain-containing methyl-accepting chemotaxis protein, with the translated sequence MRNNQPVYDKEYTLHDEQYLISRTDARGRIIYANPAFVEVSGFAREELVGAAHNIVRHPDMPEAAFEDLWRTIQRGESWTGVVKNRRKDGGYYWVLANVTPIIERGETVCYASVRVKPTRAQIEAADAAYRSLRDGSARGFRLSRGQVKPTGLRGVLARLKLWRLTGVRSRMLAWAVLASTLFLGAAGVALYGMLDRMSTEEIALAAAMLATGVILIFASGWGFARSISGLLVTATDFTRQIAAGNLSTPLPPASIRDEIGALKFSLEVMRKSLVSITRDVHNGIESALTSAAEIADGNADLSAHTQRQAASLEEAAASMEQLASTVKQTATNAHGADQMANQASDVARRGGQVVDDAVRAMQGIVQSTARISEIVGIIDGIAFQTNILALNAAVEAARAGEAGKGFAVVAAEVRSLAQKSATAAREIKELIEASNHKVEDGVRHVERAGEAMLDIVGSVQQVTQIVNEIAATSNEQHTGIDNVSRTISETDSAAQSNAARVEQASRAVDNLRTRGAQLRHAIEVFRIAGAQTVLPKRAAAPAAALLPASRPAQPLLERRAQ
- the phrB gene encoding deoxyribodipyrimidine photo-lyase; the encoded protein is MHTLIWLRTDLRLHDNPALAAAAAEGTATALFIAAPGQWRLHGDAPAKVDFWLRNLRTLSRDLARLGIPLKLLTVDTWDQVPDALPRFCREHGITAVHANTEWAVNERRRDDAVACRLAEAGIDWTLHHGASLLRPGTVVTGKGDCYRVYTPYARACRERLRSAPPRALPAPRPQAAPAWAADPLPEAFEGYAPASDAIRALWPAGESAAGARLDAFADGVIDAYRDERDFPSLPATSCLSPYLAAGVLSPGQALRTALAANQGELESGKAGAATWINELLWREFYQHLLAACPALSMHQPMKPETAAVPWRDAPDDLRAWQQGRTGLPIVDAAMRQLLALGWMHNRLRMVTAMFLTKNLLIDWRLGEAWFMAHLVDGDLAANNGGWQWSASTGADSVPYFRVFNPLSQSRKFDPRGVFLREWLPELAHLDDNAIHDPSPMERAAAGYPAPIVDLPQSRLRALEAFGNLPKA
- a CDS encoding 4-hydroxythreonine-4-phosphate dehydrogenase; its protein translation is MIEPIAPGATRMPADFIFMLTRNDRTIDAADACLDIALASGVRHLGFKDIGQPLAVLGRLRRAIHAAGARCYLEVVSQDRESELASVRAALELDVDCLLGGTHVDDALALLAGSRIRYYPFPGRVHGHPSILGGTRGQIAHSARQLAAKPGVHGLDLLAYRADVDVPALMREVCGVARPVIVAGSLDTPARIQAACRAGAAGFTVGTAALDGRFAAAQAGLAGQLAAIQAAAAAA
- a CDS encoding CoA transferase — protein: MGHLMDLRPSFLKGRTPAARTSRDVLQQLWRSLDLPDEALEHVVLTGADPVLPSSFAVGTAAQASMAAAALAAAEIWHLRGGERQQVGVDMLHAAQECRSHFTINGVAPDPRDPITGAYRCGDGGWVRIHANFPHHRDGALALLGCPTGDGATREAVEQALARWRALDFEQVAADAGMVVAAMRSFDEWDRHPQGQAIAAQPLLTIERIGEADPRPLPKYGHDARPLKDIRVLDLTRIIAGPVCGRALAAYGADVMLVNSPHLPNIANLIDTSRGKLSVQADLDTADGRIALANLLRSAHVFVQGYRPGGMAALGFGPQDAARLRPGIVYVSLSAYGAVGPWANRRGFDSLVQTAAGFNQAEAAAAGQEAPKPLPMQILDHASGYLMAFGAQVALARQATEGGSWHVRVSLAQTAHWLRTLGRVDGGLSCPMPGFAGLLETEPSGFGELVALRHAAQFSQTPARWTRPSSPPGTHPTVWPFN
- the pdxA gene encoding 4-hydroxythreonine-4-phosphate dehydrogenase PdxA; this translates as MPAPALPLAITMGDPAGIGPEIVARTLLRARYAQCCVVVGDAGVMARALAPLGAAARLRVVEDVAGIRAGWEAGEIRLLPSSRMPAPPPFGRIDAAAGQAAYQAICLAIDLARQGRVAGMVTAPVHKEALAAAGVPYPGHTEILAERGGAARVAMMLANGAIATVLVTIHCSLRQAIERADFDAQLSAIRLAHQGGRALGAAAPRVAVAGLNPHAGEGGLFGDEEQRIIAPAIAAARREGIDASGPWPGDTVFMQARQGRFDVVVAQYHDQGLIPVKYLGLEQGVNITLGLPFVRTSPDHGTAFDIAGQGIADPASLQTAIDHALRLAANPPDAAASGHRA
- a CDS encoding LysR substrate-binding domain-containing protein: MKPTRRPSLNDLRAFEAVARLGSVRAAADELALTHGAVSRRVAKLADDLGLALVEPAGRGLRVTAGGQLLASTMQRALALIQDTIDTLQARDTRRPLVLSCERSVAMRWLIPRLSAFQDRHPQIELHLSVGGGPLDFARDQATLALRRLDFPVHPDWIVTPLMAENMGPVMAPSLLPAFQAGDYVALSSRTRPRAWDDWLNQAPGRPAPRATRSLDHHFLMVEAAAAGLGVALSPRILALDDLRSGRLVAPLDFTPDGSSYGLIESRATPAGAAPALAALKQWLVDAAADA
- a CDS encoding four-carbon acid sugar kinase family protein, encoding MNSPENPRQAIGILADDLTSAADGAAPFLRGFGAVRVHRGVPGDQTHAVLSIDTGSRARPEAQAGRLVAQATRALAARGILYKTMDSTLRGHVRTELAAAMRASGRRLLVVAPAFAEAGRVTRGGIQYVHGVPVDASPYGADPVHPARSARLLDLIDPDLGPACVIPEDASAIQLRAAIATARVLVLDAATQQALDARVAQLWGQGCSCLWAGSPGLARALAAQSAEAPITAAATARRATRVLVVVGSANPASQAQCEALRAGGARLATRADEIADEDTLACLRAPRSPQAEPAAVLAALVAQAGRAMARHRFDGLIATGGDTLAALLEALAIDTLTLTCELAPGFPAGTAVCAGQPLSIAMKAGGFGGPGALRDAAWRLLCR